A stretch of Methylogaea oryzae DNA encodes these proteins:
- a CDS encoding acyltransferase family protein, translating into MTLSANSVPQRFYSLDATRGFCSLAVVMWHWKNLFYNGTTPGVFDAKAQPFYAVLFPFYEKGYLAVDFFFCLSGFLFFWLYGTRISRLEISMKEFFWLRFTKLYPVHLCMLIAVLLGQQLMLSKTGDFFVNPGNDAYHFALNVFLATGWGLQRAASYNLPVWSISVEVLLYSLFFLICRKNVFHWCWAAIGVLTLMVLSGRNSDLGRGLFSFFAGGFVYYLYAKMAAQGLCQRWKTPLSAATIAGFAVAVLDIKLGFVTPAINQLMEAVLAPAGYGYDTAMGGRIAWLLVTGWLFPVALLTLVTNETARGAMGKTLSPLGDLSYSLYLTHFPLQLFFAYGVAAMGWDKSFYYTDLALLCFMGLLLALSFASHHYVECPIRRYLRNGIPGWNSIFKPVPQTT; encoded by the coding sequence ATGACCCTTTCAGCTAATTCCGTCCCGCAGCGGTTTTACTCGCTGGACGCCACGCGAGGCTTTTGCTCCCTCGCAGTCGTGATGTGGCATTGGAAGAACCTGTTCTACAACGGCACCACGCCGGGCGTCTTCGACGCCAAAGCCCAGCCGTTCTATGCGGTATTGTTCCCGTTCTACGAAAAAGGCTACCTCGCCGTGGACTTTTTCTTCTGCTTGTCCGGATTCCTGTTTTTCTGGCTTTACGGGACGCGCATCAGCCGCCTGGAAATCAGCATGAAGGAGTTTTTCTGGCTGCGCTTCACCAAGCTGTATCCGGTGCATCTGTGCATGCTGATCGCCGTGCTGCTGGGCCAGCAGTTGATGCTCAGTAAAACCGGCGACTTTTTCGTCAACCCCGGCAACGACGCCTATCATTTCGCGTTGAACGTATTTCTCGCCACCGGCTGGGGGCTGCAGAGAGCCGCGTCCTATAATCTGCCGGTGTGGTCCATTTCCGTCGAAGTGCTGTTGTACTCGCTGTTTTTCCTGATATGCCGGAAAAACGTCTTCCACTGGTGTTGGGCGGCTATCGGCGTCCTGACGCTGATGGTGCTCAGCGGACGCAATTCCGACCTTGGCCGCGGCCTGTTTTCGTTTTTTGCGGGCGGATTCGTCTACTACCTCTACGCCAAAATGGCGGCCCAGGGCCTGTGCCAACGCTGGAAAACGCCATTGAGCGCAGCCACGATCGCCGGCTTCGCCGTCGCCGTATTGGACATCAAACTGGGCTTCGTCACGCCGGCCATCAACCAACTGATGGAAGCCGTGCTGGCGCCGGCGGGTTATGGCTACGACACAGCCATGGGAGGACGCATCGCCTGGCTGCTGGTTACCGGCTGGCTGTTTCCCGTGGCCTTGTTGACCCTGGTGACCAATGAAACGGCCCGGGGCGCCATGGGGAAAACACTCTCTCCCCTGGGAGACCTCAGCTATTCCCTGTATCTCACCCATTTTCCCTTGCAGCTGTTCTTCGCTTACGGGGTTGCCGCCATGGGCTGGGACAAATCGTTTTATTACACCGATCTAGCCCTGCTGTGCTTCATGGGCCTGTTGCTCGCGCTGAGCTTCGCCAGCCACCATTACGTGGAATGCCCTATCCGCCGCTATTTGCGCAACGGCATTCCCGGCTGGAACAGCATTTTCAAGCCGGTACCGCAAACCACTTAA
- the ppk2 gene encoding polyphosphate kinase 2 has product MTENKRGRQVSSPLPQEPAAAADGGADAAETAPQASVAYPNPAAAAEIQAVSHEPAAMAVAKARHGSAEDSDYAKLPANYPYRTRLRNSDYEAQKAKLQIELLKVQSWVKESGQKIVVLFEGRDAAGKGGTIKRYMEHLNPRSARVVALEKPSDRERGEWYFQRYIQHLPTAGEMVFFDRSWYNRAGVERVMGFCTPLEYLEFMRQTPQLERMLVNSGIRLFKYWFSVSREEQLRRFVSRRDDPLKHWKLSPIDIKSLDMWDDYTEAKNAMFFHTDTADAPWVVIKSDDKKRARLNCMRHFLHQLPYPNKDEHVAVPPDPLLVGAAAEVLANEETAVTHY; this is encoded by the coding sequence ATGACCGAAAACAAACGCGGCCGGCAGGTTTCCTCGCCACTTCCTCAAGAACCAGCAGCCGCTGCCGACGGTGGCGCCGATGCGGCCGAAACCGCCCCGCAGGCATCGGTGGCTTATCCCAATCCCGCCGCCGCGGCGGAGATACAAGCCGTCAGCCACGAACCCGCCGCCATGGCCGTTGCCAAGGCGCGGCACGGTTCGGCGGAGGACAGCGATTACGCCAAGCTGCCGGCCAATTACCCGTACCGTACGCGATTGCGCAACAGCGATTACGAGGCGCAGAAAGCCAAGCTGCAAATCGAGCTGCTCAAGGTGCAAAGCTGGGTCAAGGAGTCGGGGCAGAAGATCGTCGTCTTGTTCGAAGGGCGGGACGCCGCCGGCAAGGGCGGAACCATCAAGCGCTACATGGAGCACTTGAATCCCCGCAGCGCGCGGGTGGTCGCCTTGGAAAAACCGTCAGACCGCGAGCGCGGCGAGTGGTATTTCCAGCGTTATATCCAACACCTGCCGACCGCGGGCGAAATGGTGTTCTTCGACCGCTCCTGGTACAACCGCGCCGGGGTGGAGCGCGTGATGGGCTTCTGCACGCCCCTGGAATATCTGGAGTTCATGCGCCAAACGCCGCAACTGGAGCGCATGCTGGTGAACAGCGGCATTCGGCTGTTCAAATATTGGTTCTCGGTGAGCCGGGAGGAGCAGCTACGGCGTTTCGTTTCGCGCCGCGACGACCCGCTCAAGCACTGGAAGCTGTCGCCCATCGACATCAAGTCGCTGGACATGTGGGACGATTACACGGAAGCGAAAAACGCCATGTTTTTCCACACCGACACCGCCGACGCGCCGTGGGTGGTGATCAAGTCGGACGACAAGAAGCGCGCGCGCCTCAACTGCATGCGCCATTTCCTGCATCAATTGCCCTATCCCAACAAGGACGAGCACGTCGCCGTTCCGCCGGACCCTCTGCTGGTGGGGGCCGCCGCGGAAGTCCTCGCCAACGAGGAGACGGCTGTGACCCACTATTGA
- the recN gene encoding DNA repair protein RecN, producing MLTTLQIRDLAVVAALDLDLNGGLTVLTGETGAGKSILLTALGLALGGRADSGFVRPGSQRAEVCAEFQLGNADELRHWLADNELESDDTCLIRRTVTSDGRSKAYINDRPVTLQALQEFAANLVEIHGQHAHVKLLQSKEQRRLLDEAAGNGALLQETEALYKRWHKLRTELEQASAAGRDRGAREELLRYQVDELESAQVESLDYQALSEEHTRQANLGKILEVGQAQLECLVDDDRQSADALLKHAVQALTDLSRVDPAFEETVALLQEAHIQVKEAGHGLRRHLDSLEADPAHMEKLEQQLGSLHDLARKHQVRPEHLADHLQALRSELAGLESGGERLEKLAQELGQVENDYRRAAQALSQQRKDKAQGLQEQISATIRELGMPQGNFVVEIAPLDDGEPRPHGLDQVEFLVSANPGLPPRPLNKCASGGELSRISLAIQVAVIDGKTTPTLIFDEVDSGIGGRVAEIVGQKLRALGQTKQVLCVTHLPQVAAHGHQHLLVEKSQQGDVTQSNVRQLEPDERVQETARMLGGIRITEQTLAHAREMLGWVA from the coding sequence ATGCTAACCACCCTGCAAATCCGCGACCTAGCCGTGGTCGCAGCCCTGGATCTGGACCTGAACGGCGGCCTCACCGTGCTCACCGGCGAAACCGGGGCCGGCAAATCCATTCTGCTCACCGCCTTGGGGCTGGCCCTGGGCGGGCGGGCCGATTCCGGCTTCGTGCGGCCCGGCAGCCAAAGGGCGGAGGTATGCGCCGAATTCCAGCTGGGCAACGCCGACGAGCTGCGCCATTGGCTGGCCGACAACGAATTGGAAAGCGACGACACCTGCCTGATTCGCCGCACCGTGACCAGCGACGGCCGCTCCAAGGCCTACATCAACGACCGCCCCGTCACTTTGCAGGCCTTGCAGGAATTCGCCGCCAACCTGGTGGAAATCCACGGCCAACACGCCCACGTCAAACTGTTGCAAAGCAAGGAACAGCGCCGCTTGCTCGATGAAGCGGCCGGCAACGGCGCGTTGCTGCAAGAAACGGAAGCACTGTACAAACGCTGGCACAAGCTGCGCACGGAGCTGGAACAAGCCAGCGCCGCCGGCCGCGACCGCGGCGCCCGCGAAGAGCTGCTGCGCTACCAGGTGGACGAGTTGGAATCGGCCCAGGTGGAAAGCCTGGATTACCAAGCCCTGAGCGAGGAACACACGCGCCAGGCCAACCTGGGCAAAATCCTCGAAGTGGGCCAGGCGCAACTGGAATGCCTGGTGGACGACGACCGCCAATCCGCCGACGCCCTGCTCAAGCACGCCGTGCAAGCGCTGACCGACCTGAGCCGGGTGGACCCGGCCTTCGAGGAAACCGTCGCCCTATTGCAGGAAGCGCACATCCAGGTGAAAGAAGCCGGCCACGGCTTGCGCCGCCACCTGGACAGCCTGGAGGCCGATCCGGCCCATATGGAAAAACTGGAACAGCAGCTGGGCAGCCTGCACGACCTGGCGCGCAAGCACCAAGTGCGGCCGGAGCACCTGGCCGACCATCTGCAGGCCCTGCGCAGCGAACTGGCGGGCCTGGAAAGCGGCGGCGAACGGCTGGAAAAGCTGGCCCAGGAGCTGGGACAAGTGGAGAACGATTACCGCCGCGCCGCCCAGGCCTTGTCGCAACAACGCAAGGACAAGGCGCAGGGCCTGCAGGAACAAATTTCCGCCACCATCCGCGAACTGGGCATGCCGCAAGGCAACTTCGTGGTGGAGATCGCCCCGCTGGACGACGGCGAACCGCGCCCCCACGGCCTCGATCAAGTGGAGTTCCTGGTCAGCGCCAATCCCGGCCTGCCGCCCCGGCCGCTGAACAAATGCGCCTCCGGCGGCGAGCTGTCGCGCATCAGCCTAGCCATCCAGGTGGCCGTCATCGACGGCAAAACCACGCCCACGCTGATCTTCGACGAAGTGGACAGCGGCATCGGCGGCCGGGTGGCGGAAATCGTCGGACAGAAGCTGCGCGCCTTGGGCCAAACCAAGCAAGTGCTGTGCGTCACCCACCTGCCCCAGGTGGCCGCCCACGGCCATCAGCACCTATTGGTGGAAAAGTCCCAGCAGGGCGACGTGACCCAATCCAACGTGCGCCAGTTGGAACCGGACGAACGCGTCCAGGAAACCGCCCGCATGCTGGGCGGCATCCGCATCACCGAGCAAACCCTGGCTCATGCCAGGGAAATGCTGGGCTGGGTGGCGTAA
- a CDS encoding NAD(+)/NADH kinase — MDQSFSGGAPRVRAAALIGKPQHERVPSMLADLHRLLRRRGCQVLLEQGCRDLLSGVETLPMEELAARCDLAIVVGGDGTFLATATAMATHDVPLIGVNLGRVGFLVDIGAEEALAKIEEILDGRYEAEPRTQLRATLLRDGRALHEHSALNEVVVHRWVSASMIELCTTIDGVFLNTQRCDGLIVATPTGSTAYALSGGGPILHPRLAAMALVPINPYTLTNRPIVLDDASQLEITFSGGKEVNAQLSFDTVAINDVRLGDCIRIRKDPKPVTILHPMGYDFSQILRAKLGWSSG, encoded by the coding sequence ATGGATCAGTCCTTCAGCGGCGGCGCCCCGCGCGTCCGCGCCGCCGCCCTTATCGGCAAACCGCAACACGAACGGGTGCCCTCCATGCTGGCGGACTTGCACCGGCTGCTGCGGCGGCGGGGCTGCCAAGTGCTGTTGGAACAAGGCTGCCGAGACCTCTTGTCCGGCGTGGAAACGCTCCCCATGGAGGAACTGGCGGCGCGTTGCGACCTAGCCATCGTCGTAGGCGGCGACGGCACTTTTCTCGCGACGGCCACTGCCATGGCCACCCACGACGTGCCGCTGATCGGCGTCAACTTGGGCCGGGTCGGCTTCCTGGTGGACATCGGCGCCGAGGAGGCCCTGGCGAAAATCGAGGAAATCCTCGACGGCCGCTACGAGGCGGAACCGCGCACCCAATTGCGCGCCACCCTGCTGCGCGACGGCCGGGCCCTGCACGAACACAGCGCGCTAAACGAAGTGGTGGTGCACCGCTGGGTCAGCGCCAGCATGATCGAGCTGTGCACCACCATCGACGGCGTGTTCCTCAACACTCAGCGCTGCGACGGCCTCATCGTCGCCACGCCGACCGGCTCGACGGCTTACGCCCTGTCCGGCGGCGGCCCTATCCTGCACCCGCGCCTGGCGGCCATGGCGCTGGTGCCCATCAACCCGTACACCCTCACCAACCGCCCCATCGTGCTGGACGATGCCAGCCAGCTGGAAATCACCTTCAGCGGCGGCAAGGAAGTCAACGCCCAACTCAGCTTCGACACGGTCGCCATCAACGACGTGCGGCTGGGCGATTGCATCCGCATCCGCAAAGACCCGAAACCGGTGACCATCCTGCACCCCATGGGTTACGATTTTTCGCAGATTTTGCGGGCCAAGCTGGGATGGAGCAGCGGCTAA
- the bfr gene encoding bacterioferritin, translating into MKGDEKVIDHLNHALANELIAINQYFLHARMYKNWGFGQLDSHEYKESIHAMKDADKLIERILFLEGLPNVQKLGKLHIGENPEEMLGCDLTLALQSITVLKDAIAYCETVGDYVSRELLEDVLSDEEEHVDWLETQQELIGKLGRQNYLQSQV; encoded by the coding sequence ATGAAAGGCGACGAAAAAGTCATCGATCATCTCAACCACGCGCTGGCCAACGAGCTGATCGCCATCAACCAGTACTTTCTCCATGCCCGTATGTACAAAAACTGGGGCTTTGGACAGTTGGACTCCCACGAATACAAGGAGTCCATCCACGCCATGAAAGACGCCGACAAGCTCATCGAGCGCATCCTGTTCCTGGAAGGCCTGCCCAACGTGCAAAAGCTGGGCAAGCTGCACATCGGCGAGAATCCCGAAGAAATGCTGGGCTGCGACCTGACCCTGGCACTACAGTCCATCACCGTCCTCAAGGACGCCATCGCTTATTGCGAAACGGTGGGCGATTACGTTTCCCGCGAGCTTTTGGAAGACGTGCTTTCCGACGAGGAAGAACACGTGGACTGGCTGGAAACCCAGCAAGAACTCATCGGCAAACTCGGCCGCCAAAATTACCTGCAATCGCAGGTGTAG
- a CDS encoding GGDEF domain-containing protein yields the protein MSFPRRSKYAELTPTPAKAATPVDLSSALQTTLITDQLVPLFFDLVAPIGLLDGFEYSLPRLNMRLSGGHAGTYRASYNLLLEGESLGEFTASRQYPHADFELKQLEGLLTQLIYPLRNTLLYHQALVDAHTDSLTGVGNRAALQSGLAREWKVACRQFAPLSLIAVDLDHFKQVNDAHGHPCGDQVLITVTQCIKHVVRGSDLVYRYGGEEFMILAPDTATEGAATLAERIRHQVEIMPCPTEQGDVNVTVSVGVATLASGESERHLVARADQALYQAKNEGRNRVVLAK from the coding sequence GTGTCATTCCCCCGACGCAGCAAGTATGCCGAACTCACGCCGACACCGGCGAAAGCGGCGACGCCGGTAGACCTGTCCAGCGCCTTGCAAACCACGCTGATTACCGACCAGTTGGTGCCGCTGTTTTTCGACTTGGTCGCTCCCATCGGCTTGCTGGACGGCTTCGAATACAGCTTACCGCGCCTGAACATGCGGCTATCCGGCGGCCATGCCGGCACCTACCGGGCCAGTTACAACCTGCTGCTGGAAGGGGAATCGCTGGGCGAATTTACCGCCTCGCGGCAGTATCCCCATGCCGACTTCGAACTCAAACAGCTGGAAGGGCTGCTGACCCAGCTGATCTATCCCTTGCGCAACACCCTGCTATACCACCAAGCGCTGGTGGACGCCCATACCGACTCCCTCACCGGCGTCGGCAACCGCGCGGCGCTGCAATCGGGTCTGGCGCGGGAATGGAAAGTCGCCTGCCGCCAATTCGCGCCGCTGTCCCTGATCGCCGTGGACCTGGACCACTTCAAGCAGGTCAACGACGCCCACGGCCATCCCTGCGGCGACCAGGTATTGATCACCGTCACCCAATGCATCAAACACGTCGTGCGCGGCAGCGATCTCGTCTATCGCTACGGCGGAGAAGAATTCATGATACTGGCGCCCGACACCGCCACGGAGGGCGCCGCCACGCTGGCCGAACGCATCCGCCACCAAGTGGAAATCATGCCCTGCCCCACCGAACAGGGCGACGTGAACGTTACCGTGAGCGTCGGCGTGGCCACCTTGGCCTCGGGCGAATCGGAACGCCACCTGGTCGCCCGCGCCGACCAAGCCCTGTACCAAGCCAAGAACGAAGGCCGCAACCGGGTCGTGCTGGCGAAATAA
- a CDS encoding DUF4166 domain-containing protein translates to MNQPLFRLVLGEDAWHRLAPAIRRHYDMPPTVAATQILHGVMEEVYHAPWIKPWLLLARFFDALVPYAGRDVPVEVVNRTDPAQPDNLFWHRTFRFADGRTALFSSRMEPGRPGEIVELLRFGVGIRMAVAERDGALVFTARDHCWKIGPHIIGIPNWALLGDAVIVERALSDGELRLDFDIVHPWFGRTFAYRGRFTLPSSR, encoded by the coding sequence ATGAATCAGCCCTTGTTCCGACTCGTCCTCGGCGAAGACGCCTGGCACCGATTGGCGCCGGCGATACGGCGCCACTACGACATGCCGCCCACCGTCGCCGCGACGCAAATCCTGCACGGCGTGATGGAGGAGGTGTACCACGCGCCCTGGATCAAACCCTGGCTGCTCCTGGCGCGATTCTTCGACGCGCTGGTGCCTTATGCCGGGCGCGACGTGCCGGTGGAGGTGGTGAACCGCACCGATCCCGCCCAGCCGGACAACTTGTTCTGGCACCGCACTTTCCGCTTCGCCGACGGCCGCACCGCCCTCTTTTCCTCGCGCATGGAACCCGGCCGGCCGGGGGAAATCGTCGAGCTGCTGCGTTTCGGCGTGGGCATCCGCATGGCGGTGGCCGAACGGGACGGCGCGCTGGTGTTCACCGCCCGCGACCACTGCTGGAAAATCGGCCCGCATATTATCGGCATCCCCAACTGGGCGTTGCTGGGCGATGCCGTCATCGTCGAACGCGCGCTTTCCGACGGGGAGTTGCGTCTGGATTTTGACATCGTCCACCCGTGGTTCGGGCGGACCTTCGCCTATCGCGGCCGTTTTACCCTTCCCTCTTCCCGCTGA
- a CDS encoding DUF2269 family protein, giving the protein MEIPILKWLHVCSSMLLFGTGLGTAFFKFTADLGRDVHVMADTNRRVVLADWLFTTPTVVIQPLSGFALMHLYGYPWSSPWLVASFALYLLAGLCWLPVVYLQIRMRDDCAAALNSGQPLDPRYWRDARAWFWLGVPAFLAMVAVLFLMVAKPALDF; this is encoded by the coding sequence ATGGAAATCCCGATACTCAAATGGCTGCACGTGTGCAGCTCCATGCTGCTGTTCGGCACGGGACTCGGCACGGCTTTTTTCAAGTTCACCGCCGACCTGGGGCGCGATGTGCATGTAATGGCGGACACCAACCGCCGCGTGGTGCTGGCCGATTGGCTGTTCACCACGCCCACCGTCGTCATCCAGCCGTTGTCCGGTTTCGCCTTGATGCATCTGTACGGCTATCCCTGGAGCTCGCCCTGGCTGGTGGCGTCTTTTGCGCTCTACCTATTGGCCGGGCTGTGCTGGCTGCCGGTGGTTTACCTGCAAATCCGCATGCGCGACGATTGCGCCGCCGCACTCAACAGCGGCCAACCCCTCGACCCGCGCTATTGGCGCGACGCCCGCGCCTGGTTCTGGCTGGGCGTGCCCGCCTTCCTCGCCATGGTCGCCGTGCTGTTCCTGATGGTGGCCAAGCCCGCCCTGGATTTTTGA
- a CDS encoding SDR family oxidoreductase, producing MRILITGASGFIGGHVLRALLRQGHEVVAATRRPEALIGLPGCTPLALDFAKHTEPERWLPHLQGVDAVVNCVGIIAEDKRNRFDDLHRRAPVALFQACVQAGIEKVVQISALGADETAFSRYHLSKKAADDYLAGTHLDWAILQPSLVYGPGGASLALFSAMAALPLTPLIGDGRQPLQPVCVDDLVETVLRLLHKDAPTRLRLVVVGPRPVTMAEMLAALRRWLGKRAAPTLSAPFGLVVAMGEIIGRLAASPLNGDALRMLQRGNTGDASGLAALLGRPPRSLEQALADRPARQAERRYAGLFFLLPALRCALGFMWLWSGFTSAFLYPQAGSYALLAGVGIADAAAPWALYGASLLDGLLGLAFLCNYRVKTAGLLQLGMTLVYSLVIGWCLPEFLIHPFAPLVKNLPLMAATCMILATEDT from the coding sequence ATGCGCATACTGATTACCGGCGCGTCCGGTTTCATCGGCGGGCATGTGCTCCGCGCCCTGTTGCGGCAAGGGCATGAAGTCGTGGCGGCTACCCGCCGTCCCGAGGCGCTCATTGGCCTGCCCGGCTGCACGCCACTCGCCTTGGACTTCGCCAAACATACCGAACCGGAGCGATGGCTGCCCCACCTGCAAGGCGTGGATGCCGTGGTCAATTGCGTGGGCATCATCGCCGAGGACAAGCGCAACCGCTTCGACGACCTGCACCGGCGGGCGCCCGTCGCTTTGTTCCAGGCTTGCGTCCAGGCCGGCATCGAGAAGGTGGTGCAAATTTCCGCCCTGGGGGCGGACGAAACCGCATTCAGCCGTTATCACTTGAGCAAGAAGGCCGCCGACGATTATCTCGCCGGCACCCATCTCGATTGGGCCATCCTGCAACCGTCCCTGGTGTACGGGCCCGGCGGCGCCAGCCTGGCGCTGTTCAGCGCTATGGCGGCGCTGCCGCTGACGCCGTTGATCGGCGATGGCCGGCAGCCCTTGCAACCGGTATGCGTAGACGATCTGGTGGAAACGGTGCTGCGGCTGCTGCATAAGGACGCGCCGACCCGGCTGCGCCTGGTGGTGGTAGGGCCACGGCCTGTGACCATGGCGGAAATGCTGGCCGCCTTGCGCCGCTGGCTGGGCAAGCGAGCGGCGCCGACGCTATCCGCACCGTTCGGCTTGGTGGTGGCCATGGGCGAAATCATCGGCCGGCTGGCAGCATCGCCCCTCAATGGCGACGCCCTGCGCATGTTGCAGCGCGGCAATACCGGCGACGCATCCGGTTTGGCCGCCCTGCTCGGCCGGCCGCCGCGCAGCCTGGAACAAGCCTTGGCGGACAGGCCGGCGCGGCAGGCGGAGCGTCGGTACGCCGGGCTGTTTTTCCTGCTGCCGGCTTTGCGCTGCGCGCTGGGTTTCATGTGGCTCTGGTCCGGCTTTACTTCGGCTTTTCTCTACCCGCAAGCGGGCAGCTACGCCCTGCTGGCCGGCGTCGGCATCGCCGACGCGGCGGCGCCCTGGGCGCTGTACGGCGCGTCCTTGCTGGACGGGCTGCTGGGGCTGGCGTTCCTGTGCAATTACCGGGTGAAAACGGCGGGGCTGCTGCAGCTGGGCATGACGCTGGTGTATTCCCTGGTCATCGGCTGGTGCCTGCCGGAATTCCTCATCCACCCTTTCGCACCGCTAGTGAAAAACCTGCCGCTGATGGCGGCGACCTGCATGATTTTGGCTACGGAGGACACCTGA
- a CDS encoding GbsR/MarR family transcriptional regulator: MKLTPVMEKYILHWGEMGTRWGVNRTVAQIHSLLYLAARPMTAEEIAETLGVARSNVSTSLKELQSWGLVKLLHVKGDRRDHFEALADLWDTFFAIAENRKRRELDPTLTVLRDCCLECEADQDTGAETKRRIEAVAQFLERLLNWYGQMRRLPQPALIKILELGAKVEQLLKPGR, translated from the coding sequence ATGAAGTTAACGCCGGTCATGGAAAAATACATCCTCCACTGGGGCGAAATGGGTACCCGCTGGGGCGTCAACCGCACCGTGGCGCAAATCCACAGCCTGCTGTACCTGGCCGCGCGGCCCATGACGGCGGAGGAAATCGCCGAAACCCTGGGCGTGGCGCGTTCCAACGTCAGCACCAGCCTGAAGGAACTGCAAAGCTGGGGCTTGGTGAAACTGCTGCACGTTAAGGGGGATCGGCGCGATCATTTCGAGGCGTTGGCAGATTTGTGGGACACTTTTTTCGCCATCGCAGAGAACCGCAAGCGGCGCGAGTTGGATCCCACCCTGACCGTGCTGCGGGACTGCTGCCTGGAGTGCGAGGCGGACCAGGACACCGGCGCCGAAACCAAGCGCCGCATCGAAGCCGTGGCGCAATTCCTGGAGCGGCTGCTCAACTGGTACGGCCAAATGCGGCGCTTGCCGCAGCCGGCGTTGATCAAGATCCTCGAGCTCGGTGCCAAGGTGGAGCAGTTGCTGAAACCGGGGCGCTGA